The Sporosarcina luteola genome contains a region encoding:
- the leuB gene encoding 3-isopropylmalate dehydrogenase, translating to MEKRVAVLQGDGIGPEVTSAAVRVLEVVARRFNHTFHFNYGSIGGAAIDSFNNPLPKQTIELCESSDAVLLGAVGGPKWDRNPSELRPERGLLAIRKHFDLFANLRPVKAVPSLLQASPLKEEIVREVDMMIVRELTGGIYFGQPSRKTKTSAVDTLVYTREEIERIVEKAFELARMRRGKVTSVDKANVLESSKLWREVVEEKRKGYPDVEVEHQLVDSAAMKLITNPKSFDVVVTENMFGDILSDEASVITGSLGLMPSASVRSDGFGLYEPVHGSAPDVAGMGIANPAAAILSAAMMLRYSFEMETEAAAIEKAVDTVFEDGHFTADLAGGSDRALSTMEWTDKVIGELDLQFVSNSIMFSYV from the coding sequence ATGGAAAAAAGAGTAGCTGTATTACAGGGCGATGGAATCGGACCGGAAGTAACGTCGGCGGCTGTGCGAGTTCTTGAAGTGGTTGCAAGACGATTCAACCACACATTCCATTTCAATTACGGTTCAATCGGAGGAGCGGCGATCGATTCGTTCAATAACCCACTCCCGAAGCAAACAATTGAACTCTGTGAATCAAGTGATGCAGTTCTCTTAGGGGCTGTCGGCGGTCCGAAATGGGATCGGAATCCGTCAGAATTGCGACCTGAAAGAGGGTTGCTTGCCATCAGGAAGCACTTTGATTTATTCGCGAACCTGCGTCCGGTCAAGGCAGTCCCTTCCTTGCTTCAAGCTTCTCCTCTCAAGGAGGAAATTGTTCGGGAAGTCGATATGATGATCGTCCGGGAACTGACGGGCGGCATCTACTTCGGGCAGCCGAGCCGCAAAACCAAAACTTCCGCAGTCGATACGCTCGTCTACACACGTGAAGAAATCGAACGCATCGTTGAAAAAGCGTTTGAGCTTGCGCGGATGAGACGGGGAAAAGTGACATCCGTCGATAAGGCGAACGTATTGGAGTCGAGCAAGCTTTGGCGGGAAGTCGTCGAAGAGAAGCGCAAAGGCTATCCGGATGTCGAAGTTGAGCATCAGCTCGTCGACTCGGCGGCGATGAAATTGATTACGAACCCGAAATCCTTTGATGTTGTCGTCACTGAAAACATGTTCGGCGATATTTTAAGCGACGAAGCATCCGTCATCACCGGTTCGCTCGGCCTCATGCCATCCGCAAGCGTTCGTTCCGATGGATTCGGCCTGTACGAACCTGTTCATGGCTCAGCGCCCGATGTTGCAGGGATGGGCATCGCGAATCCGGCAGCAGCCATTTTGTCGGCGGCAATGATGCTCCGCTATTCATTCGAAATGGAGACGGAAGCGGCAGCAATCGAAAAAGCCGTTGATACCGTATTTGAGGATGGACATTTTACTGCGGACCTTGCGGGTGGATCAGATCGCGCCCTTTCAACGATGGAGTGGACGGATAAAGTGATCGGTGAGCTGGATTTGCAGTTCGTCTCGAATAGCATCATGTTTTCATATGTCTGA
- the ilvN gene encoding acetolactate synthase small subunit: MRRVITVTVINQSGVLNRVTGLLMKRQFNIESITVGHSEQPGMSKMTFIVHVEDERKIEQLLKQLQKQIDVIKVNDITDKAIVMRELALVKVVSPPHARSEINSIIEPFRATVIDSGKNVVTYQVTGAPEKIEAFIDLVKPYGIKELSRTGATAFTREIQKVNSPQLSILK, encoded by the coding sequence ATGAGAAGAGTCATTACAGTGACGGTAATCAATCAAAGCGGGGTGCTGAACCGAGTGACTGGATTGCTCATGAAACGGCAATTCAACATCGAAAGCATCACAGTCGGGCATTCCGAACAGCCGGGCATGTCAAAAATGACATTCATCGTCCATGTGGAGGATGAACGGAAAATCGAACAGCTACTTAAGCAGCTGCAAAAGCAGATTGACGTCATCAAAGTGAATGACATCACTGATAAAGCAATTGTCATGCGGGAGTTGGCGCTAGTGAAAGTCGTCTCTCCGCCGCATGCGCGCAGTGAAATCAATAGCATCATCGAACCGTTCCGCGCTACGGTCATCGATTCAGGGAAAAACGTCGTCACGTACCAAGTGACCGGCGCCCCTGAGAAAATTGAGGCATTCATCGATCTCGTAAAACCCTATGGCATCAAAGAATTGTCAAGGACCGGAGCAACGGCATTCACCCGTGAAATCCAAAAAGTCAATTCACCACAGTTATCCATTTTAAAATAA
- the leuD gene encoding 3-isopropylmalate dehydratase small subunit → MKPINEVRSVMTPLNRKNVDTDQIISKEFLKRIERTGFGKYLFHHWRFQADGTENKEFVLNDDRFKDSKILVAHDNFGCGSSREHAPWAILDYGFEVVIAPSFADIFHNNCFKNGILPIRLRVEEIEELLSKGETAPYTLEIDLEQQTVKGEDGKTYTFDIDPYYKQMLLNGWDEIALTFQYEEQIAAYEKQHA, encoded by the coding sequence ATGAAACCGATCAATGAAGTGCGCAGCGTCATGACACCTTTGAATCGAAAAAATGTAGATACAGACCAGATCATATCGAAGGAATTCCTGAAGCGAATCGAACGGACCGGCTTTGGAAAATATCTTTTTCACCATTGGCGCTTCCAGGCGGACGGTACGGAAAACAAAGAATTTGTCCTGAACGACGACCGGTTCAAAGACTCCAAGATCCTCGTCGCCCATGACAACTTCGGTTGCGGCTCCTCTAGGGAGCATGCGCCGTGGGCAATCCTTGACTATGGGTTCGAAGTTGTCATCGCCCCGTCGTTTGCGGATATTTTCCATAATAACTGCTTCAAGAATGGCATCCTGCCAATCCGTCTCCGTGTCGAGGAAATCGAAGAGCTTTTATCCAAAGGCGAGACCGCTCCTTATACATTGGAAATCGATCTTGAACAACAGACGGTAAAAGGCGAAGACGGGAAAACATACACATTCGACATCGACCCGTATTATAAGCAGATGTTATTGAATGGATGGGACGAAATTGCGTTGACGTTCCAATATGAAGAGCAAATTGCCGCATATGAAAAACAGCATGCTTAA
- the ilvB gene encoding acetolactate synthase large subunit has protein sequence MEMTPKSQDEKQNNQPMDGSAVLIQGLKDQGVEVIFGYPGGAVLPIYDALYKDPIPHVLARHEQGAIHAAEGYARVSGKPGVVIATSGPGATNLVTGITDAMMDSLPLVVFTGQVASTVIGTDAFQEADIIGITQPITKHNYQVRDVADLPRIIKEAFHIASTGRRGPVVVDIPKNVATEIFVTKEERTSEVNLPGYQPTTTPNYLQIQKAAEAIRFARKPLILAGAGVLHGQAMEELKTLVETKRIPITNTLLGLGCIAGNHELFLGMAGMHGTYTANMAISECDLLINVGARFDDRLTGNLESFAPHAKVIHIDIDPAEIGKNVPTEIPIVADSKEALQALLNQEFNVPDTEEWLAYLRGMQEEAPLWYNIDEHEFLPQEAIQMIHRITEGDAIVTTDVGQHQMWAAQYYSLNNPDFWVTSGGLGTMGFGFPAAIGAQIAKPDERVVAIVGDGGFQMTAQELSLLQEMRIPVKVVILNNGALGMVRQWQETFYDERYSQSLIPVQPDFVKLAEAYDLKGYRITKKEDAEQIFREALLSDEPVLIDCRVKMLENVYPMVAPGKGLQEMIGVKSK, from the coding sequence ATGGAAATGACGCCGAAATCTCAAGACGAAAAACAGAATAATCAACCGATGGATGGTTCTGCGGTCTTGATTCAAGGGTTGAAAGACCAAGGTGTCGAAGTCATTTTCGGTTACCCTGGAGGTGCCGTCCTACCAATTTATGACGCATTATACAAGGATCCGATTCCCCATGTGCTTGCCCGTCATGAACAGGGAGCCATCCATGCAGCGGAAGGCTATGCGCGAGTATCCGGCAAACCGGGCGTTGTCATCGCGACATCAGGTCCGGGCGCGACGAATCTGGTGACGGGGATTACAGATGCAATGATGGATTCATTGCCGCTCGTCGTCTTCACTGGACAGGTGGCAAGCACCGTCATTGGGACGGATGCATTCCAGGAGGCCGATATCATCGGAATTACGCAGCCGATCACAAAGCATAACTACCAGGTGCGAGACGTCGCGGACCTTCCGAGGATCATCAAAGAAGCATTCCATATCGCTTCAACAGGAAGACGCGGTCCGGTTGTCGTTGATATTCCAAAAAACGTGGCTACTGAAATCTTCGTCACGAAAGAGGAACGCACTTCTGAGGTGAATCTGCCGGGCTACCAGCCGACGACCACTCCGAATTACTTGCAAATACAGAAAGCGGCCGAAGCGATCCGATTTGCACGGAAGCCACTCATCCTTGCCGGCGCGGGCGTATTGCACGGCCAGGCGATGGAAGAACTGAAAACATTGGTGGAAACAAAACGGATTCCAATCACGAACACATTGCTCGGACTCGGCTGCATCGCCGGTAACCATGAGCTGTTCCTAGGCATGGCAGGCATGCACGGAACATACACGGCGAACATGGCAATTAGCGAGTGCGACTTATTAATCAACGTCGGTGCCCGTTTCGACGACAGGCTGACAGGAAATCTGGAATCTTTCGCACCGCATGCAAAAGTCATCCATATCGACATCGACCCTGCGGAAATCGGAAAGAACGTCCCGACTGAAATCCCGATCGTGGCGGACTCGAAGGAAGCATTGCAAGCATTGCTTAACCAGGAATTCAATGTGCCGGACACCGAAGAATGGCTCGCATACTTGAGAGGTATGCAGGAAGAAGCACCGTTATGGTACAACATCGACGAGCACGAATTCCTGCCTCAGGAAGCGATTCAAATGATTCACCGCATTACCGAGGGGGATGCAATCGTTACGACGGACGTCGGACAGCATCAGATGTGGGCTGCACAATACTATTCATTGAACAATCCCGACTTTTGGGTCACGTCGGGGGGGCTTGGAACGATGGGCTTCGGATTCCCCGCTGCAATCGGCGCGCAAATCGCGAAGCCGGATGAAAGGGTAGTCGCGATCGTTGGCGATGGTGGTTTCCAAATGACAGCGCAGGAGCTATCTCTTCTCCAAGAGATGAGAATCCCGGTAAAAGTCGTCATCTTGAATAACGGAGCTCTCGGAATGGTGCGCCAATGGCAGGAGACGTTCTACGATGAACGCTACTCACAATCATTGATTCCAGTCCAGCCGGATTTCGTCAAGCTTGCGGAAGCATATGACCTGAAAGGGTACCGCATCACGAAAAAAGAGGACGCTGAACAAATTTTCCGGGAAGCCCTTCTGTCGGATGAACCAGTACTCATCGATTGCCGGGTGAAAATGCTGGAAAACGTCTATCCGATGGTTGCCCCAGGAAAAGGACTACAGGAAATGATCGGGGTGAAGAGCAAATGA
- the leuC gene encoding 3-isopropylmalate dehydratase large subunit has product MPKTIIEKIWEQHIVYEEQGKPDLLYIDLHLLHEVTSPQAFEGLRLAGRKVRRPDLCFATMDHNVPTRNLPIINDPIAKKQITTLEKNCEEFGIELADMEHPDQGIVHIIGPELGLTQPGKTIVCGDSHTSTHGAFGAIAFGIGTSEVEHVLSTQTLWQSKPKTMEIRINGKLGFGVTAKDVILAIIAKFGIDVGTGHIAEYTGEAIRSMTMEERMTICNMSIEAGAKAGLISPDETTIEYLRGRRHVPEGEAFEDAAEQWLSLATDEGAVYDTVLEIDANEIEPFITWGTNPSMGSGISAKVPSSGDFTDESDKEALKKALTYMGLEEGTPLTSIAIQHVFIGSCTNARLSDLRAAAEVIAGQKVHPNVTAIVVPGSRTVKRQAEEEGLDKVFLEAGFEWRESGCSMCLAMNDDVVPAGERCASTSNRNFEGRQGAGSRTHLMSPAMAAAAAISGHFTDVRTMKLAHA; this is encoded by the coding sequence ATGCCTAAAACGATCATCGAAAAAATTTGGGAGCAGCATATTGTGTACGAAGAACAGGGGAAGCCTGACCTATTATATATCGACCTTCATTTATTGCATGAAGTGACTTCACCTCAAGCGTTTGAAGGCTTGCGGCTGGCGGGACGGAAAGTGCGGCGCCCCGATCTCTGCTTCGCGACGATGGATCATAACGTTCCGACCCGGAATTTGCCGATCATAAACGACCCGATCGCTAAAAAGCAGATTACGACATTGGAGAAAAATTGTGAGGAGTTCGGCATTGAGCTTGCCGATATGGAGCATCCGGACCAGGGAATCGTCCATATTATCGGTCCCGAACTCGGGTTGACACAGCCAGGCAAAACGATAGTCTGCGGGGATAGCCATACTTCCACGCATGGTGCATTTGGCGCTATCGCGTTCGGAATCGGTACGAGCGAGGTCGAGCACGTCCTATCGACACAGACGCTTTGGCAATCAAAACCGAAAACGATGGAAATTCGGATCAATGGCAAGCTCGGATTTGGTGTTACTGCGAAGGATGTCATCCTTGCGATTATCGCAAAATTCGGCATCGACGTCGGAACCGGGCATATCGCTGAGTATACAGGCGAAGCAATCCGCTCCATGACGATGGAGGAACGGATGACGATTTGCAATATGTCCATTGAGGCGGGGGCGAAAGCCGGTTTGATCAGCCCGGATGAGACGACAATCGAGTATTTGAGAGGACGACGTCATGTCCCTGAAGGCGAAGCGTTTGAGGACGCTGCGGAACAATGGCTCTCCTTGGCAACCGACGAAGGGGCGGTATACGATACAGTTCTTGAAATCGATGCGAATGAAATCGAGCCGTTTATCACTTGGGGCACGAATCCTTCGATGGGTTCCGGCATCAGTGCAAAGGTGCCGTCCTCGGGGGACTTTACAGATGAATCCGATAAGGAAGCGTTGAAAAAAGCGCTCACCTATATGGGGCTTGAAGAAGGGACGCCACTTACTTCAATTGCAATCCAGCACGTTTTCATCGGCTCTTGCACGAATGCCCGCTTGAGCGATCTACGAGCCGCAGCTGAAGTGATCGCAGGTCAAAAAGTGCATCCGAATGTGACGGCAATCGTCGTTCCAGGTTCACGCACTGTGAAACGCCAAGCAGAAGAGGAAGGCTTGGATAAAGTGTTCCTCGAAGCCGGTTTTGAATGGCGCGAATCGGGTTGCAGCATGTGCCTCGCGATGAACGATGACGTCGTACCGGCTGGCGAAAGATGTGCATCTACATCTAACCGGAACTTCGAAGGCAGGCAAGGGGCGGGTTCCCGCACGCATCTGATGAGTCCAGCAATGGCCGCGGCCGCAGCGATTTCCGGACATTTCACAGACGTTCGTACAATGAAATTGGCCCATGCCTAA
- a CDS encoding 2-isopropylmalate synthase has translation MRKIDIFDTTLRDGEQSAGINLNTAEKMEIARQLERFGATVIEAGFPASSPGDFEAVQRIANTVKNSTVTGLARAMKSDIDTSWEALKGGQQPHLHVFLATSPIHMEHKLMKTPDQVVDIAVEAVKYAKKFFPLVQWSAEDAFRSDPAFLVRIINQVIKAGATTINIPDTVGYATPQEYGALFKFLKENVTGIERVKLSAHCHNDLGMAVANSIAAIENGADQVEGTINGIGERAGNAALEEIAVALHIRKDVYGFETDINLQEIKRTSQLVSQLTGVVIQPNKAVVGKNAFAHESGIHQDGMLKNRETYEIITPELIGETTAPLALGKHSGRHAFKDRAISMGFELSDAQMNEAFVEFKKLADRKKEITEDDLFVLFTGKQIAYADAEIYELTNVQVQYGTSNVPTATIAANVPSGENVVVATTGAGSVEAIFNALELLVKGQVNILDYRVTSIGKGRDALGEAVVNLRFNGETFTGRDVSQDVLEASAKAYLNAINRKLVKDQVKVAETVSQ, from the coding sequence GTGCGAAAAATTGACATCTTTGATACGACACTTCGTGATGGTGAACAATCGGCCGGCATCAATCTGAACACGGCTGAAAAGATGGAAATTGCCCGCCAACTAGAACGTTTTGGCGCTACGGTGATCGAAGCAGGGTTTCCTGCTTCCTCACCTGGTGATTTCGAAGCGGTGCAGCGCATTGCGAATACAGTGAAGAACTCGACAGTGACCGGGCTTGCCCGCGCAATGAAAAGTGATATCGATACATCATGGGAAGCACTTAAAGGCGGACAGCAACCTCATCTCCATGTGTTTTTGGCCACGTCTCCAATCCATATGGAACATAAATTGATGAAGACGCCTGACCAAGTCGTGGATATTGCAGTTGAAGCCGTAAAATATGCAAAAAAATTCTTTCCTCTCGTTCAATGGTCAGCAGAAGACGCATTCCGTTCCGACCCTGCATTCCTCGTCCGGATCATCAATCAAGTGATCAAAGCCGGTGCGACGACAATCAATATCCCAGACACGGTCGGTTATGCAACGCCGCAAGAATATGGGGCTTTATTCAAATTCTTGAAGGAGAATGTGACGGGCATTGAGCGTGTGAAACTTTCTGCGCATTGCCATAACGATTTAGGTATGGCTGTCGCAAACTCCATCGCAGCGATTGAAAATGGTGCCGATCAAGTCGAAGGCACGATTAACGGGATCGGTGAACGGGCTGGAAATGCAGCGCTCGAAGAAATCGCGGTTGCCCTCCATATCCGTAAGGACGTTTACGGGTTTGAAACGGACATTAACTTGCAAGAGATCAAGCGCACAAGCCAATTGGTCAGCCAGTTGACAGGTGTCGTCATTCAGCCCAACAAGGCGGTCGTCGGGAAAAACGCATTCGCGCATGAATCCGGAATCCATCAGGACGGCATGCTGAAAAATCGGGAAACGTATGAAATCATCACACCGGAACTGATCGGCGAAACGACGGCTCCGTTAGCACTCGGCAAGCATTCAGGCCGCCATGCATTCAAGGACCGTGCTATTTCAATGGGCTTTGAACTAAGCGACGCGCAAATGAATGAAGCGTTTGTCGAGTTCAAGAAGCTCGCCGACCGCAAGAAGGAAATAACGGAAGACGATCTGTTCGTCCTCTTCACAGGAAAGCAGATTGCGTACGCAGATGCGGAAATCTATGAATTGACGAATGTGCAAGTCCAATACGGCACGTCGAACGTTCCGACCGCAACGATCGCAGCGAATGTCCCTTCAGGAGAAAACGTCGTCGTTGCCACAACCGGCGCAGGTTCAGTCGAGGCAATCTTCAACGCACTCGAATTGCTCGTCAAAGGCCAAGTCAATATTCTGGATTACCGCGTCACATCTATCGGCAAAGGCCGCGATGCTTTAGGGGAAGCAGTCGTCAACTTGCGCTTCAACGGTGAAACCTTCACAGGACGCGACGTTTCACAAGACGTATTGGAAGCATCAGCAAAAGCCTACTTGAACGCTATTAATCGAAAGTTAGTGAAGGATCAAGTGAAAGTGGCGGAAACAGTTAGTCAATAA
- the ilvC gene encoding ketol-acid reductoisomerase, which yields MAKMYYNQDINEGLLQGKTIAIVGYGSQGHAHAQNLKDSGFNVVVGVRPGKSYDQAKEDGLAVKTVAEAAEQADLIMILLPDERQKQVYDEEIQPALKAGKSLVFAHGFNVHFGQIVPPADVDVFLVAPKGPGHLVRRTFEAGAGVPALFAVYQDVSGQAKDVALAYAKGIGSARAGVLETSFKEETETDLFGEQAVLCGGLTSLVKAGFETLVEAGYQPELAYFETMHELKLIVDLMYEGGMSGMRYSISDTAEWGDYVSGPRVVDADTKARMKDILTDIQEGKFAEGWIAENENGRPKYNAYEESEAKHQIEVVGEKLRAMMPFVNEGKKSKQEEVVGSAKN from the coding sequence ATGGCTAAAATGTATTATAACCAGGATATCAATGAAGGACTTCTACAAGGAAAGACGATCGCAATCGTCGGTTACGGCTCACAAGGTCACGCACATGCACAGAACTTGAAAGACTCTGGATTCAACGTAGTCGTCGGCGTACGCCCAGGAAAATCATATGATCAGGCTAAAGAAGACGGCCTAGCTGTGAAAACAGTAGCTGAAGCAGCTGAACAAGCGGATCTTATCATGATCCTACTTCCAGACGAAAGACAGAAGCAAGTGTATGACGAAGAGATCCAACCGGCACTGAAAGCGGGCAAATCACTCGTATTTGCACACGGATTCAACGTCCACTTCGGACAGATCGTACCTCCCGCAGACGTCGACGTATTCCTCGTCGCACCGAAAGGCCCGGGACATCTAGTTCGCAGAACATTTGAAGCAGGCGCTGGCGTACCGGCATTGTTCGCGGTATACCAAGACGTTTCCGGCCAAGCGAAAGACGTCGCTCTCGCTTATGCGAAAGGGATCGGCTCAGCTCGTGCAGGCGTACTTGAAACTTCATTCAAGGAAGAGACGGAAACGGACCTATTCGGTGAGCAGGCAGTACTGTGCGGCGGATTGACTTCCCTCGTCAAAGCCGGCTTTGAAACATTAGTGGAAGCGGGTTATCAGCCTGAACTTGCATATTTCGAAACGATGCATGAATTGAAACTGATCGTCGACCTCATGTACGAAGGCGGCATGTCCGGAATGCGCTATTCGATTTCCGACACAGCTGAATGGGGCGATTACGTATCAGGGCCGCGTGTAGTTGATGCGGACACGAAAGCACGTATGAAAGACATTCTAACTGATATCCAAGAAGGTAAATTCGCAGAGGGCTGGATTGCAGAAAACGAAAACGGCCGCCCGAAATACAATGCATATGAGGAGTCGGAAGCGAAGCACCAAATTGAAGTCGTCGGCGAAAAGCTTCGTGCGATGATGCCATTCGTAAATGAAGGCAAGAAATCAAAACAGGAGGAAGTGGTGGGTAGTGCGAAAAATTGA
- the aceA gene encoding isocitrate lyase produces MKEQVEQLERSWQEDGRWAGIERGYSAEDVIKLRGSVQIEHTLAKRGAERLWKSLHEEDFIAALGALTGNQAVQQVKAGLQAIYLSGWQVAADANMAGQMYPDQSLYPVNSVPNVVKRINQALQRADQIDCAEGRLDEFDWFAPIVADAEAGFGGPLNVFELMKAMIEAGAAGVHFEDQLASEKKCGHLGGKVLLPTQNAVRNLISARLAADVSGVPTIIIARTDADAADLITSDVDPRDHAFITGERTPEGFYRTKAGIEQAIARGLAYAPYADLIWCETSTPDLEEAKRFADAIHEKFPDKMLAYNCSPSFNWKSNLDDETIGKFQRELGKMGYKFQFVTLAGFHSLNHSMFELAHGYKTDGMAAYSKLQEAEFANESKGYTATRHQREVGTGYFDEVAQVISGGTSSTTAMKGSTEEAQFV; encoded by the coding sequence ATGAAGGAACAGGTGGAGCAGTTGGAGAGAAGCTGGCAGGAAGACGGACGTTGGGCGGGGATCGAACGAGGATACAGTGCGGAGGACGTCATCAAGTTACGGGGCTCAGTTCAAATTGAACATACATTGGCGAAAAGAGGGGCAGAGCGGCTTTGGAAATCGCTTCATGAAGAGGATTTTATCGCTGCTCTCGGCGCACTGACGGGCAATCAAGCAGTCCAGCAAGTAAAAGCGGGACTCCAGGCAATCTATCTGAGCGGTTGGCAAGTGGCGGCGGATGCGAATATGGCGGGGCAGATGTATCCGGATCAAAGCTTATATCCGGTGAACAGCGTGCCGAATGTCGTGAAGCGGATCAATCAGGCGCTGCAGCGTGCGGATCAAATCGACTGTGCAGAAGGCAGGCTAGACGAGTTCGATTGGTTCGCACCAATTGTCGCTGACGCGGAAGCAGGATTCGGAGGTCCTTTGAATGTGTTCGAATTGATGAAAGCGATGATTGAAGCAGGCGCTGCCGGCGTCCATTTCGAAGATCAGCTCGCCTCAGAAAAGAAATGCGGTCATCTTGGCGGGAAAGTGCTTCTTCCGACGCAGAATGCAGTCAGGAATTTGATTTCGGCAAGACTTGCGGCTGACGTATCGGGTGTCCCAACGATCATCATTGCGAGGACGGATGCAGACGCGGCAGATCTGATCACGAGTGACGTCGACCCACGCGACCATGCATTCATTACCGGAGAACGCACACCGGAAGGATTTTACCGGACGAAAGCTGGCATCGAGCAGGCGATTGCCCGCGGTCTCGCATACGCACCATATGCTGATCTCATCTGGTGTGAAACATCCACGCCGGATCTCGAAGAAGCGAAACGCTTTGCGGACGCCATCCACGAGAAATTCCCGGACAAAATGCTCGCCTATAACTGTTCGCCTTCATTCAATTGGAAATCGAACCTAGATGACGAGACAATCGGCAAATTCCAGCGCGAACTCGGCAAGATGGGTTATAAATTCCAATTCGTCACATTAGCGGGCTTCCATTCATTGAACCACAGCATGTTCGAATTGGCGCATGGTTATAAAACGGACGGGATGGCAGCCTATTCGAAGCTTCAGGAAGCAGAGTTCGCGAATGAATCAAAAGGGTACACGGCGACCCGCCACCAACGCGAAGTCGGAACGGGTTATTTCGACGAAGTGGCTCAGGTAATTTCAGGAGGCACTTCCTCAACAACAGCCATGAAGGGGTCGACGGAAGAGGCGCAATTCGTTTAA
- a CDS encoding LytTR family DNA-binding domain-containing protein, translating into MENTEIREELLQQFACLLQDWIPNDARLAIALNGCYHCCDSGDDDTWIDGQPVQAGSIAAKVLMSRGKTGMMIDSTLSATPSYGVGYPIEIDGEHAALVVILPPEPGSQVKNDPLRLLTGKLDDEWYPVPLEQITHIESYQKKTFFYTEDGQFSISSTLKELDKRLPEIFLRIHRSYIVNTAKISRISRDFSSSLVVTLVDGTELPVSQSYVNDVKCVLGF; encoded by the coding sequence ATGGAAAACACCGAAATACGGGAAGAACTTCTACAGCAATTTGCCTGCCTGTTGCAGGATTGGATTCCCAATGATGCCCGCCTCGCGATTGCGTTGAACGGTTGCTATCATTGTTGCGATTCTGGAGACGATGACACATGGATTGATGGCCAACCCGTGCAAGCGGGAAGCATTGCGGCGAAGGTGTTAATGAGTAGGGGTAAAACAGGAATGATGATAGATTCGACTTTGTCAGCGACCCCATCGTATGGCGTCGGATACCCTATCGAAATTGACGGAGAACATGCAGCACTCGTCGTCATCCTTCCACCGGAACCCGGATCGCAAGTCAAGAACGATCCGTTGCGCCTGCTCACCGGAAAGCTTGACGACGAATGGTACCCAGTTCCGCTTGAACAGATCACTCATATTGAAAGCTATCAGAAGAAGACATTCTTCTATACGGAGGACGGGCAATTCAGCATTTCGAGCACGTTGAAGGAGTTGGATAAGCGGCTGCCTGAAATCTTCTTGCGCATTCACCGTTCGTACATTGTGAATACAGCTAAAATCTCGAGGATCTCACGCGATTTCTCTTCGAGTCTTGTCGTGACATTAGTGGATGGAACCGAACTGCCGGTGAGCCAGTCATATGTGAATGATGTGAAATGTGTGCTGGGATTTTGA